The proteins below are encoded in one region of Thermodesulfovibrio thiophilus DSM 17215:
- the hmcA gene encoding sulfate respiration complex hexadecaheme cytochrome HmcA: MKRSIFIIIVFVLSGLILVQARNIYSVKEKPQTIKSPANKISIAHKEVFGSLEYGRVIFEHQKHIDSLSKVLKKSDSSICSECHSQNKYGDFIFDFPKDVDRKNPESLKNAYHKECLKCHQKLNIQKQKSGPTILSCRDCHKKDYEKTEIKYSVFEFDFALHDKHVKKHNKDCSLCHHIYDVEEKNKELALFYEKGTEQSCHYCHDLNQKRGPELSKIVKIAKERDLNMERACHTLCLNCHLSNKEQGKQAGPVVCSKCHTEKYKTVEDLKDIPRPEREQPQKAFINIEDAKMKGVAFDHSFHEKNNKTCRECHHETLRACKDCHTVKGDEKGGFVNLLTAYHSLNSKNSCQGCHRTAMNKNDCYGCHYFISPVTTEIANKEVCKRCHTGKKEIEKVSLLTIPSERVKKAVVIKHIEKEFEATKMPHYKMIQKLTDVSNQSKLATYFHRDITTICRGCHHKSKQDAEAKKDNPPICVSCHSVSFDSNALGRPRLESAYHTMCIKCHENMKLEKPKKCTECHERKKN, translated from the coding sequence ATGAAACGTTCAATTTTCATAATAATTGTATTTGTCCTATCTGGCTTAATTCTGGTTCAGGCAAGAAACATATATTCTGTTAAAGAAAAACCTCAAACCATCAAGAGTCCGGCAAATAAAATCAGCATTGCCCATAAGGAAGTATTTGGTAGTCTTGAGTATGGCAGAGTTATTTTTGAACATCAAAAACATATAGATTCATTAAGTAAAGTCCTTAAAAAATCTGACAGTTCCATATGTAGTGAATGCCATTCTCAGAATAAATATGGCGATTTTATCTTTGATTTTCCAAAAGATGTGGACAGGAAAAATCCTGAATCACTCAAAAATGCCTATCATAAAGAGTGTTTAAAATGTCATCAAAAATTAAACATTCAAAAACAGAAATCTGGGCCTACAATCCTTTCCTGCAGAGACTGTCATAAAAAAGATTATGAAAAAACAGAAATCAAGTATTCTGTATTTGAGTTTGATTTTGCACTGCATGATAAACATGTAAAAAAACATAACAAAGACTGTAGCCTCTGTCATCATATTTATGATGTTGAGGAGAAAAACAAGGAACTCGCTCTTTTCTATGAAAAGGGAACTGAACAGTCATGCCATTACTGTCATGATTTAAATCAGAAGAGAGGTCCTGAACTATCGAAAATAGTAAAAATAGCAAAGGAACGAGATTTAAACATGGAAAGAGCATGCCATACTCTTTGCTTAAACTGTCATCTGTCCAATAAAGAGCAGGGAAAACAAGCAGGACCTGTGGTTTGCTCAAAATGTCACACAGAGAAGTATAAAACAGTAGAAGATCTTAAAGATATACCAAGACCGGAAAGAGAGCAACCACAGAAAGCTTTTATAAATATTGAAGATGCAAAGATGAAAGGTGTTGCTTTTGACCATTCTTTTCATGAAAAAAACAATAAAACATGCAGAGAATGCCATCATGAAACACTTAGAGCATGTAAAGATTGTCACACAGTTAAAGGTGATGAAAAAGGTGGTTTTGTTAATCTTCTGACTGCCTACCATTCCCTGAATTCTAAGAATAGCTGTCAGGGATGTCATAGAACTGCAATGAATAAAAATGATTGTTATGGTTGCCATTATTTTATCAGTCCTGTTACAACAGAGATAGCAAATAAAGAAGTCTGTAAACGCTGTCACACAGGTAAAAAGGAAATAGAGAAAGTGTCTTTATTAACTATTCCATCTGAGAGAGTGAAAAAAGCGGTGGTAATAAAACATATTGAAAAAGAATTTGAAGCAACCAAAATGCCTCATTACAAAATGATTCAAAAGCTTACTGATGTATCGAATCAGAGCAAACTCGCTACTTATTTTCATAGAGATATCACGACAATATGCAGAGGCTGTCATCATAAAAGCAAGCAGGATGCTGAAGCAAAAAAAGACAATCCTCCAATTTGTGTAAGCTGTCACAGTGTTTCATTTGACTCAAACGCACTTGGAAGACCACGACTTGAATCAGCATATCATACGATGTGTATTAAATGTCATGAAAATATGAAACTTGAGAAACCCAAAAAATGTACTGAGTGTCATGAAAGAAAGAAAAATTAA